Proteins encoded together in one Chloroflexota bacterium window:
- a CDS encoding cupredoxin domain-containing protein, with amino-acid sequence MSRIIYRRRLWIAVLTAALLIGVIGIPWPATAAPPDALTIAITARAFAYAPESIRVPRGARLTLTLESLDTVHGLSLDGHAVEMTAEPGRSSRATFVAEHEGKFKFRCSVSCGALHPFMIGEVVVEPEVPFARVTLATLVISGSALAWFWKR; translated from the coding sequence ATGAGCCGAATTATCTATCGGCGTCGGCTGTGGATCGCCGTGCTGACCGCCGCCTTGCTGATTGGCGTGATCGGCATCCCGTGGCCGGCCACTGCCGCGCCACCGGATGCCCTCACCATCGCCATCACGGCGCGCGCATTCGCCTACGCACCCGAATCGATCCGCGTGCCGCGCGGCGCCCGCCTCACGCTGACGCTTGAATCCCTCGACACCGTTCACGGCCTTTCGCTCGACGGTCACGCGGTTGAGATGACGGCCGAGCCGGGCCGCAGCAGCCGGGCGACATTCGTTGCCGAGCACGAGGGCAAGTTCAAGTTTCGCTGCTCCGTCTCCTGCGGGGCACTGCACCCGTTCATGATCGGCGAAGTCGTCGTTGAGCCGGAGGTTCCGTTCGCACGGGTCACGTTGGCGACGCTGGTTATCAGCGGCAGCGCGCTCGCCTGGTTCTGGAAACGATGA